One genomic region from Spirosoma sp. KCTC 42546 encodes:
- a CDS encoding efflux RND transporter periplasmic adaptor subunit, whose amino-acid sequence MKPYYAIALVSLLAACSQEKKPNDLQGKREELAQLKSQQTELTTKIKTLEAEVGKLDPKKEENVRVKDVTVAPLAASTFRHFVELQGSIDAKNNVLVSPKSGGVVTAVYVKEGDQVRAGQPIAKVDDQLLRESVAELKTQLSLVNTVYEKQASLWKQQIGTEIQYLQAKNNKESLERRLSTLNAQLSQLTVTAPISGVVDQVIVKVGQSAAPGMGLVRVVNLSQLKVVAKVADSYSGSVRKGDPLTIEFPDLNKTLNSRVSFVATMVDPATRTFTIEAPLPSDNALKPNMLARIKINDATQANAIVINQNLIQSTENGQLVYVAVNEGGKKIAKAKTVKTGQSYGGKIAVTQGLSAGDQIVTAGYQDLVDGQQINY is encoded by the coding sequence ATGAAACCATACTACGCCATTGCCCTCGTGAGCTTATTAGCTGCCTGCTCACAGGAGAAAAAACCGAATGACCTGCAAGGGAAACGAGAGGAACTTGCCCAGTTGAAGTCGCAGCAAACGGAATTGACCACAAAAATCAAAACGCTCGAAGCAGAGGTTGGTAAGCTTGATCCAAAGAAAGAAGAGAATGTCCGGGTTAAAGACGTAACGGTAGCTCCACTGGCAGCCAGTACATTCCGGCATTTTGTGGAATTACAGGGGTCTATCGATGCGAAAAACAACGTGCTGGTCTCGCCAAAATCGGGTGGAGTTGTTACAGCCGTTTACGTAAAAGAAGGTGATCAGGTGCGGGCTGGACAGCCTATTGCCAAAGTAGACGACCAGCTTTTGCGCGAATCGGTGGCTGAACTTAAAACACAGCTTTCGCTTGTAAATACGGTTTATGAAAAACAGGCTTCTTTATGGAAACAGCAAATCGGGACCGAGATACAGTATCTGCAAGCGAAAAATAACAAAGAGTCGCTCGAACGCCGATTATCTACCCTTAATGCACAGTTGAGCCAGTTAACAGTAACGGCTCCTATCTCGGGCGTGGTCGATCAGGTTATTGTAAAGGTTGGCCAATCTGCTGCTCCAGGTATGGGGCTGGTCCGGGTTGTGAACCTGTCGCAACTGAAGGTAGTTGCTAAAGTAGCCGACTCGTATTCAGGAAGTGTTCGAAAAGGTGATCCGTTAACCATTGAGTTTCCAGATTTGAATAAAACGCTGAACTCACGTGTATCGTTTGTGGCAACCATGGTCGATCCTGCCACCCGGACGTTTACAATCGAGGCTCCCCTACCCTCCGATAATGCCCTGAAACCGAATATGCTGGCTCGGATTAAAATTAACGATGCAACGCAGGCAAATGCCATTGTGATTAATCAAAACCTGATCCAAAGTACAGAAAATGGACAACTGGTTTACGTTGCTGTGAATGAAGGAGGCAAAAAGATAGCGAAGGCTAAAACCGTAAAAACGGGTCAGTCGTACGGTGGTAAAATTGCCGTTACGCAAGGATTGAGCGCGGGTGACCAGATTGTTACGGCTGGTTATCAGGATTTAGTTGACGGACAACAAATTAATTATTAG
- a CDS encoding efflux RND transporter permease subunit — translation MKFEQYKTLGFTNWCVENRTAIYIFTFLITLGGLFVYNNLPKEQFPDIKIPQVYINTVYVGTAPADIENTINKQIEKQLKSVSGVKRIKSNALQDVSVILVEFNPDVQSAEALQRVRDAIDKAKPDLPQKLDAGPTAQDVDFSEMPIMNINMAGNFSLKQLKEYAEDLQDVIEGMPEIRRVDIIGALEREIQINVNLPRMQSAGLAFSDIQQAIQGENINVSGGELPIDGVRRTVRVKGEFTDVTQLQNLQIRTATGATVRLGDIAEVRDNFEEQQNFARLNNKSVVTLNVIKRAGANLISAADRIEKTIDEYKESRFPEGLDVKITADQSERTRENVNDLINTVVLGFIFVVLVLMFFMGVRDAIFVGLSVPLSALVAFVLMPVLGPMVGATFTLNTMVLFAFLLGLGLVVDDAIVVIENSHRLFNENKNWNIRQAVKAAAGEVFVPVLSGTLTTIAPFFPLLFWPGIVGEFMKFLPLTLILTLFASLFVAYVINPVFAVTFMKRHEDDNHEDKQTFAEIKRPLIIMTVLAGIGYVIDRGIGNLFVLFIALYVFNHYVLTPKLIVPFQERILPAVKNGYRRLISWILTGWRPVFAIVGAFGLLILTFFIVGIAKPKVLFFPSGEPDYIYVYNVMPVGTDARVTDSVTRVIEKRVFNVLEANKATDIVNSVISNIGKNAGDPMNPDRSATPQKSKVTIAFKPNEERHGISTDSLLNKVRLAVSGLPGSEISVERESNGPPTGKPIAIEIAGEEFGELQKLEKQVRQKIAQAGIQGIDQLKSDLITNKPEIVIDIDRDKAEREGISSGQVALAIRTALFGLEVSKFRDAKDEYPIMVRLQQDDRSQIDKLLSLNVVYRDMVMGGQLRQVPITSVANISYSTTFSQINRKNQERIVTLSSDVVPGYNANEIVAQIQEVIKDMDVPNGYKLKMGGEQEDQQESMNFLVSAFGIAMLLIYLIMATQFNSVVKPLIIFVTILFSLIGVLLGFVIFNKDFSVIMSGVGIISLAGIVVKNGILLIEFIEELRGRGVPLRKAIIEAGGIRLTPVLLTASAAVLGLIPLALGITVDFVGLFRDFDPHIIVGGDSSVFWNILAWTIIFGLTFSTILTLVIVPCMYWINERIRMKWFGKKDPALEPVEELEEEMA, via the coding sequence ATGAAATTTGAACAGTATAAAACCCTCGGATTCACCAACTGGTGCGTTGAGAACCGGACGGCGATTTACATATTCACCTTCCTGATTACGCTTGGCGGGCTGTTCGTGTACAATAACCTGCCCAAGGAGCAGTTTCCCGATATTAAGATACCACAGGTGTACATTAACACTGTGTACGTTGGTACAGCTCCTGCCGATATCGAGAATACGATTAACAAGCAGATCGAGAAGCAGCTAAAGTCTGTTTCTGGCGTTAAACGCATCAAATCTAATGCGTTACAGGACGTATCAGTTATTCTGGTTGAGTTTAACCCAGATGTACAATCTGCCGAAGCCTTGCAACGGGTTCGTGATGCAATTGACAAAGCCAAGCCCGATCTGCCACAAAAGCTAGATGCGGGTCCAACAGCTCAGGATGTTGACTTCTCGGAAATGCCGATCATGAACATCAACATGGCCGGTAACTTCTCACTGAAACAACTGAAAGAATACGCCGAGGATTTACAGGACGTAATTGAAGGTATGCCTGAAATTAGGCGTGTCGACATCATTGGTGCACTGGAACGCGAAATTCAGATCAATGTCAATTTGCCTCGGATGCAATCGGCTGGTCTGGCTTTTTCAGATATTCAGCAGGCCATTCAGGGTGAAAATATCAACGTTTCGGGTGGTGAATTACCAATTGATGGGGTTCGTCGGACGGTACGGGTAAAAGGTGAATTTACCGATGTTACGCAACTTCAGAATTTACAGATTCGGACAGCAACTGGTGCTACCGTTCGGCTCGGCGATATTGCGGAAGTACGTGATAACTTCGAAGAGCAACAGAACTTTGCTCGTTTGAACAATAAGTCGGTTGTAACGCTAAACGTTATTAAACGTGCTGGTGCAAACCTAATTTCAGCCGCCGACCGTATCGAGAAAACGATCGACGAATATAAGGAGTCGCGTTTCCCTGAAGGCTTGGACGTAAAAATTACGGCCGACCAGTCGGAGCGTACTCGCGAAAACGTGAATGACCTGATCAATACCGTTGTACTAGGCTTCATTTTCGTGGTATTGGTGCTTATGTTCTTTATGGGCGTTCGCGATGCCATTTTCGTGGGTTTATCGGTGCCTTTATCTGCGCTGGTTGCTTTTGTTCTGATGCCGGTCCTAGGACCTATGGTAGGCGCAACCTTCACCTTGAATACAATGGTGCTGTTTGCCTTCCTGCTTGGTTTAGGGCTTGTGGTTGATGATGCCATTGTGGTGATTGAAAACTCACACCGACTCTTCAACGAAAACAAAAACTGGAATATCCGGCAGGCTGTGAAGGCTGCTGCGGGCGAGGTATTCGTACCCGTATTGTCGGGAACGCTGACGACTATTGCACCTTTCTTCCCGCTTTTGTTCTGGCCGGGTATTGTGGGTGAGTTTATGAAGTTTCTCCCACTGACGCTTATTCTAACGCTGTTTGCGTCCCTGTTTGTGGCCTACGTGATCAACCCGGTTTTTGCGGTTACGTTCATGAAGCGGCATGAAGACGATAACCATGAAGACAAACAGACATTCGCTGAGATTAAACGGCCACTCATTATTATGACTGTGCTGGCGGGTATTGGCTACGTGATTGATCGGGGTATTGGCAACCTGTTTGTGCTGTTCATTGCGCTGTACGTGTTCAACCACTACGTACTGACACCAAAACTGATTGTGCCTTTTCAGGAACGTATTTTGCCCGCGGTTAAGAATGGCTATCGCCGGTTAATTTCCTGGATATTAACAGGATGGCGCCCAGTTTTTGCAATCGTAGGCGCATTTGGTCTGCTAATTCTGACCTTCTTCATTGTTGGGATTGCAAAACCTAAAGTCCTTTTCTTCCCAAGTGGTGAGCCCGATTACATTTACGTCTATAACGTAATGCCCGTTGGTACCGATGCTCGCGTAACAGATTCTGTGACACGGGTAATTGAGAAGCGTGTGTTTAACGTTCTGGAAGCCAATAAAGCTACCGATATCGTTAACTCCGTGATTTCCAACATTGGTAAAAACGCAGGTGATCCTATGAACCCGGATCGGTCGGCAACTCCACAGAAGTCGAAAGTGACGATTGCGTTCAAACCTAATGAAGAACGGCATGGTATCTCGACGGATTCGCTGTTGAACAAAGTTCGGTTAGCCGTAAGTGGGTTACCGGGTAGCGAAATTTCGGTAGAGCGTGAATCCAATGGTCCACCAACGGGTAAACCAATTGCTATTGAAATTGCGGGTGAGGAATTTGGTGAACTCCAGAAACTGGAAAAACAGGTTCGGCAGAAAATTGCTCAAGCTGGTATTCAGGGCATTGACCAACTAAAGTCGGATCTGATTACTAACAAGCCCGAAATTGTCATTGACATCGACCGCGACAAAGCAGAACGGGAAGGTATTTCGTCGGGACAGGTTGCGCTGGCCATTCGGACAGCCTTGTTCGGTTTGGAAGTATCAAAATTCCGCGATGCCAAAGACGAGTATCCGATTATGGTTCGTTTACAGCAAGATGACCGTAGTCAGATTGACAAGTTGTTGAGTCTGAATGTAGTATATCGCGATATGGTGATGGGCGGCCAATTGCGCCAGGTTCCCATTACATCGGTAGCCAACATTAGTTACTCGACGACGTTCAGCCAGATTAACCGCAAGAATCAGGAACGGATTGTTACATTAAGCTCCGATGTGGTACCGGGCTACAATGCCAACGAGATTGTTGCTCAGATTCAGGAGGTTATAAAGGACATGGATGTGCCAAATGGGTATAAACTCAAAATGGGTGGTGAGCAGGAAGACCAACAGGAGTCGATGAACTTCCTGGTGTCGGCCTTTGGGATTGCCATGTTGCTGATCTATCTAATTATGGCTACGCAATTTAACTCGGTCGTAAAACCACTGATTATTTTTGTAACCATCCTGTTCTCGCTGATTGGCGTACTCCTTGGATTCGTTATTTTCAATAAAGACTTCTCGGTTATCATGTCGGGGGTTGGTATCATCTCGCTGGCGGGTATTGTGGTGAAAAACGGGATTCTGCTGATTGAATTTATTGAAGAGCTACGCGGTCGGGGTGTTCCGTTGCGAAAAGCTATCATTGAAGCAGGCGGCATTCGTCTGACTCCGGTATTGTTGACGGCTTCGGCTGCCGTACTGGGTTTGATTCCGCTGGCATTGGGTATTACTGTTGACTTCGTGGGCCTGTTCCGTGATTTCGATCCACACATAATTGTTGGTGGCGATAGTTCCGTATTCTGGAATATCCTGGCCTGGACAATCATTTTCGGACTGACGTTTTCCACAATCCTGACTCTTGTAATTGTTCCGTGTATGTACTGGATCAATGAACGGATTCGGATGAAATGGTTCGGAAAGAAAGATCCTGCGCTTGAGCCTGTTGAGGAACTGGAAGAGGAAATGGCTTAG
- a CDS encoding carbohydrate-binding family 9-like protein has protein sequence MHSYTAKKIIDSILIDGNLTKSVWQNATWSHRFVDMVTGEPGMYGTKSAILWNDTHLYVAFQAEEPFIEAHLTERDSIIFLENDLELFIDGGDCYYELEVNARNTIYEVFFIWKDAYQRGSRFDVPLFDVHHPQAMTFGGDADRTGPSFWHGTHPRGLRWAFLNYDMPGLETAVHVDGTLNDNSDIDSGWTLEIAIPWNSLTWLANGRHLPPQPGDEWRMFLGRFQKLTVSGIEVQPHPAMVMSPHGIYDTHQPSRWSQIIFEC, from the coding sequence ATGCATTCGTACACTGCAAAAAAAATTATAGACTCTATTTTGATCGATGGAAACCTAACAAAATCCGTTTGGCAGAATGCCACCTGGAGCCATCGGTTTGTGGATATGGTAACGGGAGAGCCGGGTATGTATGGCACTAAATCGGCAATTCTGTGGAATGACACACATTTATACGTAGCCTTTCAGGCCGAAGAGCCATTTATTGAAGCGCATTTGACAGAGCGTGATTCAATTATTTTTCTCGAAAACGATCTTGAACTGTTTATAGATGGGGGTGACTGCTACTATGAGCTGGAGGTAAATGCGCGAAATACAATCTATGAAGTATTTTTCATTTGGAAGGATGCGTATCAACGAGGTAGCCGGTTTGATGTACCACTCTTTGATGTTCACCATCCACAGGCAATGACCTTTGGCGGAGATGCCGACCGTACAGGGCCCTCATTCTGGCATGGTACCCACCCGCGTGGCTTACGCTGGGCTTTTCTAAATTACGATATGCCTGGTTTAGAAACTGCCGTTCATGTTGATGGTACGTTGAATGACAATAGCGATATTGATTCCGGCTGGACTCTGGAGATAGCCATTCCCTGGAATAGCCTGACCTGGCTGGCAAATGGTCGACATCTGCCTCCCCAACCCGGCGATGAATGGCGAATGTTTCTGGGCCGATTTCAGAAATTGACGGTGTCTGGCATTGAAGTTCAACCACACCCGGCTATGGTTATGAGTCCACATGGCATTTATGATACGCATCAGCCCAGTCGGTGGAGCCAAATTATATTCGAGTGCTAG
- a CDS encoding metallophosphoesterase, translating into MNRTALFFILPAILLLIDWYVFQAVKTLSRSASESTQRIIAIAFWGFTALSLLLYIIMQLLPPDSISRNTRTFLWAAIAIPYFSKIFAVLIILIDDIGRFFRWIVSLFYKPEVREAVEDSTRQTIPSSTDTITRSDFLMKTALVVGTVPLVGFTWGILSGAHDYRIRRIKLPLKNLPSGFHGMTIAQISDIHSGSFFNKTAVKGGVEMLLGQKPDIVFFTGDLVNSHAEEVNSYIDVFDKVKAPLGVYSTLGNHDYGKYVQWPSVQAERQNVMNVVAAHKQMGWNIMMDENKILEQNGDKIALIGVQNLGFGPAALRAGNLAKAYKGTEEYPVKLLLSHDPTHWDAEVNKHYKDIDVQFSGHTHGAQFGVDLGDVKWSPAQYFYKQWAGLYQQGDQRLYVNRGYGYIGYPGRVGILPEITIFELIKA; encoded by the coding sequence ATGAACCGTACTGCCTTATTTTTTATTCTTCCCGCTATTCTACTTCTGATCGACTGGTATGTTTTTCAGGCTGTTAAAACACTCAGCAGATCGGCCTCAGAAAGCACGCAACGAATCATTGCTATTGCCTTTTGGGGCTTTACAGCACTATCGTTACTGTTGTATATAATTATGCAACTGTTGCCACCTGATTCTATTAGCCGCAACACACGTACCTTTCTCTGGGCTGCTATTGCCATCCCCTATTTCTCAAAGATTTTTGCCGTTCTAATTATCCTCATTGATGATATTGGACGGTTCTTTCGCTGGATTGTTTCTCTGTTCTATAAGCCCGAAGTGCGTGAAGCGGTTGAAGATTCAACCCGACAGACAATACCATCATCAACCGATACCATCACCCGTTCGGATTTTCTGATGAAGACCGCGTTGGTGGTTGGTACTGTTCCATTAGTTGGGTTTACATGGGGTATACTCTCTGGCGCACATGATTATCGAATTCGTCGGATTAAACTCCCCCTTAAAAACCTGCCATCTGGCTTTCATGGCATGACCATCGCCCAGATTTCGGATATTCATTCAGGGAGTTTTTTTAATAAAACTGCTGTAAAGGGGGGCGTTGAGATGCTGCTTGGCCAAAAGCCTGATATCGTCTTTTTTACGGGTGATCTGGTGAACAGCCATGCCGAAGAAGTGAACAGCTATATTGATGTATTTGATAAAGTGAAGGCACCTCTGGGGGTCTACTCAACCCTGGGAAATCATGATTACGGTAAGTATGTGCAGTGGCCCAGTGTCCAGGCCGAACGACAGAACGTGATGAATGTGGTAGCCGCTCACAAACAAATGGGCTGGAACATCATGATGGATGAAAACAAGATACTGGAACAGAATGGCGATAAAATTGCGCTCATTGGCGTTCAAAACCTTGGTTTTGGACCGGCGGCTCTTCGGGCTGGTAATCTGGCAAAAGCATATAAAGGAACAGAAGAATACCCGGTTAAACTCCTCCTTTCTCACGATCCTACCCACTGGGATGCTGAAGTCAATAAGCACTATAAAGATATTGATGTGCAGTTTAGCGGCCATACGCACGGTGCCCAATTTGGCGTCGATCTCGGCGATGTAAAATGGAGCCCAGCGCAGTATTTCTATAAACAATGGGCTGGGTTATACCAGCAAGGCGACCAGCGACTCTACGTAAACCGCGGTTATGGTTATATAGGCTACCCTGGGCGGGTGGGTATTTTACCTGAGATTACGATTTTTGAGTTGATAAAAGCTTGA
- a CDS encoding dienelactone hydrolase family protein, with the protein MKIVFITGLSFFMSLFSYLKPAQPQETAIPICHAPATDSPGNDMSAMAADPAFQRLHEAPLPFTYTGVGEMIKFSTPDGQSANGFLLKAKKPSNKWLLVYQEWWGLNDNIKQQSETFYNDLKDVNVLAVDMYDGKVATEPAEAGKLMQGANKERLTSIQKGAIAYAGPKAEFASVGWCFGGMLSLQSAMLEGKQAKGCIMYYGRPEQDVEKLKTLDTDVLGFFGSQDKGITPESVKAFEENMAKAGEKVTVKMYDAGHGFANPSNPVYNKEAAADAYKLALAYLKDKLKA; encoded by the coding sequence ATGAAAATTGTATTCATTACTGGATTATCCTTTTTTATGTCGCTGTTTTCGTATCTGAAACCAGCACAACCTCAGGAAACGGCTATACCCATCTGCCATGCACCTGCTACCGATTCGCCAGGTAACGACATGTCGGCAATGGCTGCTGATCCTGCTTTCCAGCGATTACACGAAGCTCCCCTACCCTTTACGTACACGGGCGTTGGCGAAATGATTAAGTTTTCAACACCCGACGGCCAATCGGCAAACGGGTTTTTGTTGAAAGCTAAAAAGCCATCGAACAAATGGCTTCTGGTGTATCAGGAATGGTGGGGCCTGAATGACAACATCAAACAGCAGTCGGAAACGTTCTATAATGACTTGAAGGACGTTAACGTGCTGGCGGTTGATATGTATGATGGCAAAGTAGCTACCGAACCAGCCGAAGCAGGAAAACTAATGCAAGGGGCTAACAAAGAACGGCTCACTAGTATTCAGAAAGGCGCCATTGCGTACGCTGGTCCTAAAGCTGAATTTGCCAGTGTTGGCTGGTGTTTCGGCGGTATGCTATCCCTTCAATCTGCTATGCTGGAAGGTAAACAGGCAAAAGGTTGCATCATGTACTACGGTCGGCCGGAGCAGGATGTTGAGAAACTTAAAACGCTGGACACGGACGTATTGGGCTTTTTTGGTAGTCAGGATAAAGGGATTACACCCGAATCTGTAAAGGCATTCGAAGAGAATATGGCGAAAGCAGGTGAAAAGGTGACGGTAAAAATGTATGACGCCGGACACGGCTTTGCTAACCCAAGTAATCCGGTCTATAATAAAGAAGCGGCAGCCGATGCTTATAAGCTGGCTTTAGCGTACCTAAAAGATAAATTGAAAGCGTAA